Part of the Neorhodopirellula lusitana genome is shown below.
CTCGCCAAGGACGTGATGGGGGAGCAACCCATCGCGCCGATGACCGGTAGCCGCATGCCGATCGAAGAAAGCAAAATCAAGCAGCTGATACCGCCCGCGATTCTGTTTCCTTACGGCAAAATGGGGAAAAGCGCATCCGGTGTCGCTTGTGACACAACCGGCGGGAAGTTTGGCCCGTTTGAGGACCAGTTGTTTGTGGCCGATCAATCGGACAGTACGGTCATGCGAGTCTTTCTCGAAAAGGTAGACGGCGTTTACCAAGGCGCCTGTTTCCCATTTCGCAAGGGGTTTTCGTCCGGCAACGTTGGGCTGGAAATGACACCGACTGGTGCGATGTTTGTTGGTGGAACCAATCGGGGTTGGGGCTCAGTCGGGCCGCGACCGTGTGCGATTGAGCGGATGGATTGGAGCGGCAAAGTTCCCTTCGAGATCAAAGAGATGCGGCTCAATCCAGACGGGTTTGAATTGACCTTCACGGAGCCGGTTAGTGAATCAGCGAGTGATGTGGGCAGCTACCAACTCAGTACCTACACGTACGAATATCGAGAGGAGTACGGCAGTCCGGAAGTGGATGCGACCGAGCCAATCATCACCAAGGCGGTGCGTTCGGACGACGGAATGCGAGTGACACTGGCCGTTGACGGGCTGCAGTTAGGACACGTCCACGAATTGAAGGCGGCTGGCATTCATAACCAGGAAGGGTTGCCGCTCTTGCATGACGAGGCTTACTACACGATCAACCGGTTCGTGACACCGGAAAATTGAGCCAAGGCGCGTGGTGCTAACGCGTGAACGTGAAGACGAAGCCGCCTTCGGTTCGCTCGGTATCATAGTCCTCGTTGTCTGACGCGAAACGATCGTGGCCCACGACAGTGGCGATGCCCCAAGCTTCGTTGATCGTGTATTGAAGTCGACCGTGCACACGCCAGAACAGTTCTTCACGGGGTGTGGCGCCGGTGAAGTCATAGTAGTCTCGATAGCCAACGCCCCAGGTCGGGATCAGCTTCCATTTTTCGGAGATATTCCATCCCGTAGAACCGTGTAGGTTGATGGATCCATAGCGGTAGTCGTCACCGTCAGTGTTGGCCCATTCCGTATCGATACCAATGGAGTGCATTGGGATTTTTTGCCATCCGGTTTGGAAGAATCGACTCGACCCGGCGGTAATCGTGATGCCGTCGAGCGATGATTGGGTTGGATCAACACCGTCGTCGCTAAAATCGGAACTGGCAATGGTGAGGTAGCTGTAGAACGCTTCCAGGTCGGGGCGAATCAGCGTCACCGACGCGGTAGCAGAGTGGCGATTGCCCACGGAGTTGCCGTCGAAGTAGTCGGCTGAATAGACGTACTCTATCCGTCCAATGGCTTCACTGGTGCCCCAGTTAAAATCGCGTTCACCGAATAGACCGGGTTGAAAACTAGCAAGGTTAAATTCTTGGAAGTCACTTTCATTGGCTGTGAAGTATCCGCGAAACATGGGACCGGCTCGCATGCTGGCGGTGCGTAAGATCTTGTAGTCGAAGTCAGGATTGGCGAACGCTTGGAAGCTCGCACTATCACTTTGTGCCAGTTCGCGGCTGACGGGCGTTAGGGTGACATTCGAATTGTATAGTACGCCTGTTTCAAAGAAGGCACGGAGTCGTTTGACTGGCGTTTGTACTTCACTTTGAAGTTGATCGATTCTTTGTTCTAAGTCGTCCGAACCATCAAACGATTGGATTTGATAGCCGATGGGTTGAACGGTTTTATCCGGACCCAAGGTAGCGCTGATGTTCGATGCGGAAGGCAATGTATCCAGCTTGAGAGTGGCTGGATTTGGCGACACAATGGGAATCACCAAGTGTGCGGTGGCAGGTGTTTGACAGGGGATACCTTGATCGCGAAGTTGGTCTGCGTAAGAGCTTGCCGGTGCGATTTGGTAGACCTGGTCGAAGTGAGTTTTCGCGGCTTCCGGTCGGGCGAGTTTTAGGAACAGTTGTCCAACATCGAAATGGGCGGCGGCGTTGAACGGGTCCAGTTCCACGGCGCGTTTTGAGGATGCGATTGCCGAATCGGTATCGCCTAAAGCCTGTTGTAGGCGGCCTAGCGCTCGCCAAGATTCTGAGTGATCCGGACGATCAGCGACACGTTTTTGTAGCATCGCAAGCATCTTGAGCTGACCCGAGGCGTGCTCAAGTTGAGCGGTTTTGGGCGAGGTGTCGTCTGCAAACAAGCAAACGCCAACTGATGACGATGCAAATACGCAAACGAAAACGCATGATGACAGCAGGCGGATAGAAAAACGGGGCCGCATGAAACCTTGCTGCTTTCGGTTCGGATTACTGGCGGGAATCTGGCTGGCGGGCGTCGACATGCATTGGATAGTCTCCGCGAATCAGATTACGACCGTCTGTGCTTATTGTGTCGTAGCACGCACATGAGATGGATGGCCACCCCGATTCAAAGGAGGTCGTGAGAGTTCGGTTGATCGATCGGTCAACTGAAAGCAGCGACCGTCTCAAGGAGTTTTCAAGGATGAAGCGTCATACTCAAGTCTTGCGTCTGATCGTTGCATTGACCGCAGGTGCAACCCTGCAAGCAAATGTTAACGCCGACACATTCGGCGGACTGACTTCCGGAGTTCAGTCACAATTACAGCAACGCGTGCAACAACAAGTTCAAGCTCAAGTGCAACAGCGAGTCCAGGCTCAGTTGCAAAGCCAAGTTCAGTCGCAGGTGCAAGCTCAGGTTCAGCAACGAATCCAGTCGCAGGTTGCCGGCGGCATCGAAGCACGTGTGAGCGGCCAACTGCAAAACGCCGCTGGCTTGGCAGCCGGTTTGGCGACTCGCGTCCAGAACCAAGGTGCTGCCGCTGGGAATGCTGCCTTGTCGGCAGGAGTGAATCCGCAGGTCAATGCGAACGCGAACATCAACGTGGACGCTCAAGCAAGCCAGTCGTCCAGTGCCAGTCAAAATGGAACCGCTTCAAGTCGCTTGAACACGTCGGCTGGTTTAAGCGTTTCGGCCAGTCCCATCGTGATTACTCAGGGCGAAGTGTCTGCGTACGATTCGATCTTTGGTCAATTCAATCCGCTTCGTAGTGCTGCCGTTGTTCAAGCCGCCAGTGCTGCTCAGGCTCAGCAAGCCCAAGCAGGTTCACAAGAGCAAGCAAGCGCCGCCCAAGGTCAAGCAAGCGGATTTGCATCGGCAGCCAGCGAGGCATCCACAGCGGGTCAAGCTGCTGGCAGTCAAGCAACCGGAAGTCAGTCTTTGTTCGGTGCGGCAGCGAGTGACATCAGCGGTCAGGCCAGCGGTGGCTTTGCTCAGGCGATTTCGCAAGCGAGTCAATCCAGTCAAGCCCAGGCTCAAGGCAATGGCCAGTTTGGAGTCGCAGGAGTGCTTGCTTCCAACGTCGATCTATCGGCGATGATTGCAGTCGCATCGCGTCAACGTCTGGCTGAGATCTCGCAGCTTCGTGATCAAGCGATTACATCAGCGAATGCTGAGTTGATGGCGCAAGCGGATGCCATGGAAGCTCAATTGACCGCTTTCGCAACCGCTCAAACACAGGCGATGGCGCAGGCACAAGCGGGTGTTCAGGCCCAGGCTCAGGGCCAAGTCCAACCGGGACTCCAAGCGGGAACACAAACGGCTTCGGCAGCAGCACAAAGTGCAGCGGCTCAAGCGGCAGCAGGCCAAGACGCGGCAGCTCAACAAGCGGCAGCGGCTCAGGCGGCTGGATCATTTCAGTTTTCGGTTGATGGCCAAGCCGCAGGTCAGGCTTCATCGGCCGGCAGCAACGCGGGTGCGGCAGCAGCATCTTCAGCCGCGGCTCAAGGAAGCGGTTCTAGCTCACTCCGCTAGAACGTTTCAAGAACGAAGAAATGCAACGGATGCCCTCAGGAGTCAAGCAAAGCTTGGCTCTTGGGCCGTTCCGTCGGAGTCTTTCTCGGTCTCAACGCCATAGCTTGTCCCATGACGTGCCGTAAATCGGCCGATCGGCGGTGAGGTGTCGGAGTTGAGATTTCGGTAGGTGAGGTCTCGACGTGCAGGCGTTGCGGCGGAATTCCGCGGCCAGACTCAGGCAGTCAAATATCAGGGTGACTGGAGAGATTTCGTGAGCATTGAGGCTGCTGCCTCGGTCTTTCTTGTGTCGCTCGGTCTCCCCCACTGGGATGGGTTCTGCACCGCCCTGCCTCAGCTCCCATTCGGTGAGCCCACCCGTGATCGGGCAAATCAGTCAGGGGTTGCGGGCTGGCATTGCGATTGGCGATTCGCAAATCGCTGGACTTCAGCGGCCGCCACGCTGGTTCTGCCACGCTGACAGACTTGCTTTGAGCCGGATTCGACAGCGCGGCCACCCGAAGACGTAAAGTCTTTGTGGCAAGTGTTTTGCGGCGCGATATTTCGGTTCGGTACGGCGATTGCTCATTCCGCACGCTCGCAGCGGGAACCTGTCCGTTTGACCGAGCTATCGGTCTAACGCGGATGAAGACGCCCGCACCGACCCAACATTACCTGTCCCTTTTCACCCCGATAAGAGAATCTCACCGTGGCAAAGCAAATCGTTTTTGACGATGACGCCAGAGCACCCTTGCTGGCCGGCGTCAGCAAATTGGCTCGCGCCGTCCGCAGCACCCTCGGCCCTCGTGGTCGTAACGCCGTTTTGGACAAGGGCTGGGGATCGCCGAAGGTCACCAAGGACGGCGTGACCGTCGCTGAAGATATTGAACTGGACGACCCATTGGAAAATCTCGGGGCCCAGCTTGTCAAAGAAGCCGCCTCGAAGACCAACGATGTTGCTGGCGACGGAACCACGACCGCGACCGTGCTCAGCGAAGCGATCTTCCGTGAAGGCCTGAAGATGGTCGCCACCGGTGCGGATCCGATGGCACTTTCACGCGGCATTCAAAAGGCAGTCGACACGTGCTGTGCACACATCGCCAAGATGTCGACTCCAATCAACGAAAAGAGCAAGACCGACATCAAGCAAGTCGCGACCATCGCGGGCAACAACGATCCCGAAATCGGCGACGTGCTGGCTGACGCGTTCACCAAGGTTGGCAAGAACGGTGTCATCACCGTTGAAGAAGGCCGTAGCAACGAAACTTATGTCGACGTTGTCGAAGGCATGCAGTTCGATCGCGGATTCCTGTCGCCTCACTTCGTCACCAATCAAGACGACGTGTCGGTTGAACTGGAAGACTGTCACATTCTGTTGTTCGAAGAAAAGATCAGCAACAACAAGAAGTTGATCCCGCTGTTAGAAGCTTTGAGCCAAGCGAAGAAGCCTCTTTTGATTATCGCCGAAGACACCGAAGGCGAAGCTCTCGCCACCTTGGTTGTCAACAAGATGCGTGGCATCTTGTCGGTTTGTGCCGTCAAGGCTCCTGGCTACGGTGATCGTCGCAAGGCAATCTTGGGCGACATCGCTGCGTTGACCGGCGGCAAGGCTGTGTTCAAGGATTTGGGCATCGACTTGGAAAGCGTCAAAATGGCCGACCTGGGCCGTGCGAAACAAGTTCGCATCACCAGCGAAGCAACCACGATTGTTGGTGGTGCTGGCAAGAAGGCTGACATCGAAGCACGTGTCGCTCAAATTCGTCGTGAAATCGACAACACGGATTCCGATTACGATCGTGAAAAGCTTCAAGAACGATTGGCTAAGTTGGCCGGGGGTGTTGCTCAGATCAACGTCGGTGCTGCAACCGAAACTGAAATGAAGGAGCGTAAGGCTCTGATCGACGACGCTCGTGCAGCCACGCAAGCGGCTCTCGAAGAAGGAATCGTCCCTGGTGGCGGAACCGCATTGTTGCAGTGCCGCAAGGCAGTCGAGAAGCTTGAAAAGGCTACCGAAGGCGACCAAAAGTTGGGCGTCCGTATCATCCGCAACATTCTTGACCAACCTCTTCGTGCGATTGCAAACAACGCCGGTGTCGATGGTGCTGTTGTGGTGAATCGTGTTTCGCAAATGAAGGGCAAGTCCGAAGGCTACGACGCCAACACGGACACCTATTGTGACTTGGTTGCTGCTGGGATTGTTGACCCTGCCAAGGTAGTTCGTACTTCGCTGACCAATGCCGCTTCGGTGGCGTCGCTTCTGTTGACCACGGAATCGTTGGTTGTTGATATTCCTGTCGAGGAAGAAGAAGCCGGCGGCGATCATCATGACCATGGCATGGGCGGCGGAATGCCAGATATGGGCGGCATGGGCGGCATGGGCGGCATGGGTGGCATGGGCGGCATGGGCGGCATGGGCGGCATGATGTAATGCAGCCGGTCGCAATCCAGCGAGGAGTCTCGATCGGAGACTTTGAATCAGGGGACGGCGGAGCGTTGCTTCGAGCCCCGCCTCGCTCTGCGACATCTCGCTAGTCTTTCCAGCTTTTCAACAAAACACTTTCAATCAATCCAATACAGGAATCTCTCTGATGGCAGCTACAAAAAACAAAATCAACCTGCGTCCACTCGATGACCGCGTTGTTGTTCAACCAACCGAAGCCGAATCCACCACAGCTGGTGGAATCGTGCTTCCCGATTCGGCTAAGGAAAAGCCACAACGCGGCACCGTCGTCGCTGTTGGTCCTGGCAAGTTGCTCGATAGCGGTGCTCGTGGTGAGCTTTGTGTCGCTGTTGGCGATGTCGTGATCTACGGCAAGTACGGCGGAAGCGAAATCGAAGTTGATGGCGAAGAAATGAAGATCCTTCGCGAAAGCGACATCCTCGCGAAGATTGGCTAGTTCGCAATTTGATGGGCCGCCGTCGGTTAACGCCGAACGGCCGGCCTTCGTAGCGGTCGGGCGTTCGCCCGCCGACTTTCGCTTATCCCGCACATTCATTTACTTACACAGGAATCACAGTCGTGGCAAAACAACTGCTATTTGACGATCACGCACGAGCTCGCATGCTCGCCGGCGTCGAGAAACTTGCCAACGCCGTCGCCGTGACCATGGGCCCAACCGGCCGCAACGTCATCATCGACAAATCGTTCGGTGGCCCAACCGTCACCAAGGACGGTGTTACCGTTGCGAAAGAAGTCGAGCTGGAAGACCGGTTCGAAAACATGGGTGCCAAGCTCGTTATCGAAGTGGCTCAAAAGACCAGCGATCTGGCTGGTGACGGAACCACTACCGCAACCGTGTTGGCTCGTGCCATCTTCAAAGAAGGTCTGCGTAACATTGTTGCTGGTAGCAACCCAACCGCGATTCGTCGTGGTATCGAAAAGGGTGTTGAAGCTGCCTGTGCACAATTGGTGGAAATGGGCCGTCCCGTTAGTGGCAAAGAAGAAGTTGCCCACGTCGGTGCAATCTCGGCCAATAACGACAATGAAATCGGCAGCTTGCTTGCCGACGCTCTCGAACGCGTCGGAAAAGACGGTGTCATCACCGTTGAAGAAGGCAAGAGCCGAAACATGGAAGTCGACTACGTCGATGGCATGCAATTCGACAAGGGCTACATCTCGCCATACTTCATCTCCGATCCAGGTACGATGGAAGCGAGTCTCGAAAACGCGTTGGTTCTTCTTTACGAAAAGAAGATCAGCAACATCCGTGACCTTGTTCCCTTGTTGGAAAAGTCCGCTCAAACGGGTCAGCCTTTGTTGATCATCGCGGAAGACGTCGATGCTGAAGCACTGACTTTGTTGGTGGTTAACAAGCTGCGTGGCACGCTGAATGTTTGTGCTGTGAAGGCACCTGGATTTGGTGACCGTCGCAAGGCAATGCTTGGCGACATCGCAACCTTGAC
Proteins encoded:
- the groL gene encoding chaperonin GroEL (60 kDa chaperone family; promotes refolding of misfolded polypeptides especially under stressful conditions; forms two stacked rings of heptamers to form a barrel-shaped 14mer; ends can be capped by GroES; misfolded proteins enter the barrel where they are refolded when GroES binds) is translated as MAKQIVFDDDARAPLLAGVSKLARAVRSTLGPRGRNAVLDKGWGSPKVTKDGVTVAEDIELDDPLENLGAQLVKEAASKTNDVAGDGTTTATVLSEAIFREGLKMVATGADPMALSRGIQKAVDTCCAHIAKMSTPINEKSKTDIKQVATIAGNNDPEIGDVLADAFTKVGKNGVITVEEGRSNETYVDVVEGMQFDRGFLSPHFVTNQDDVSVELEDCHILLFEEKISNNKKLIPLLEALSQAKKPLLIIAEDTEGEALATLVVNKMRGILSVCAVKAPGYGDRRKAILGDIAALTGGKAVFKDLGIDLESVKMADLGRAKQVRITSEATTIVGGAGKKADIEARVAQIRREIDNTDSDYDREKLQERLAKLAGGVAQINVGAATETEMKERKALIDDARAATQAALEEGIVPGGGTALLQCRKAVEKLEKATEGDQKLGVRIIRNILDQPLRAIANNAGVDGAVVVNRVSQMKGKSEGYDANTDTYCDLVAAGIVDPAKVVRTSLTNAASVASLLLTTESLVVDIPVEEEEAGGDHHDHGMGGGMPDMGGMGGMGGMGGMGGMGGMGGMM
- the groES gene encoding co-chaperone GroES, whose translation is MAATKNKINLRPLDDRVVVQPTEAESTTAGGIVLPDSAKEKPQRGTVVAVGPGKLLDSGARGELCVAVGDVVIYGKYGGSEIEVDGEEMKILRESDILAKIG
- the groL gene encoding chaperonin GroEL (60 kDa chaperone family; promotes refolding of misfolded polypeptides especially under stressful conditions; forms two stacked rings of heptamers to form a barrel-shaped 14mer; ends can be capped by GroES; misfolded proteins enter the barrel where they are refolded when GroES binds), whose translation is MAKQLLFDDHARARMLAGVEKLANAVAVTMGPTGRNVIIDKSFGGPTVTKDGVTVAKEVELEDRFENMGAKLVIEVAQKTSDLAGDGTTTATVLARAIFKEGLRNIVAGSNPTAIRRGIEKGVEAACAQLVEMGRPVSGKEEVAHVGAISANNDNEIGSLLADALERVGKDGVITVEEGKSRNMEVDYVDGMQFDKGYISPYFISDPGTMEASLENALVLLYEKKISNIRDLVPLLEKSAQTGQPLLIIAEDVDAEALTLLVVNKLRGTLNVCAVKAPGFGDRRKAMLGDIATLTGGTLISEDLGIQLENVTLEHLGRAKKVTVDKGHTTIVEGSGKRDEIDKRVGQIRAQIEQTDSDYDKEKFQERLAKLAGGVAVISVGAETEAEMKQTKARLEDALHATRAAVEEGILPGGGVALVHCREAVEAAKKKAKGDEKIGVSIVLGALDAPMRQIADNGGIDGSVVVDEVLQKNNPKIGYNANTGEYGDLIKAGVIDPVKVTRTALINAGSIAGLLLTTEALVTNFDQEDKDKRPVEGVVN